One genomic segment of Aquipluma nitroreducens includes these proteins:
- a CDS encoding acyl-[acyl-carrier-protein] thioesterase codes for MINYFEKQFELRYFEMNKFGEASSTAILTLLEETAADHCYAINHSLFDLEKQNIGWVLLSGIMEMDYYPAYKEKIVIRTWLSKYSTIKGFRENIIYNEQGRIIGRAKGLWVFFDIDRRRPIQIPDAIKDKWLYFNEESINHDITKKIDIIDSSDHIKEFKINRFDVDTNLHVNNIRYLQWLIESIPEDIIDNFYLHSIDGRFIAEAQLGDTIMSFTERDDNLNSFIHNIKTQENNTVCASARTVWKSR; via the coding sequence ATGATAAATTATTTTGAAAAACAATTTGAGCTTCGCTATTTCGAAATGAATAAATTCGGAGAGGCTTCATCGACTGCTATCTTAACTTTACTCGAAGAAACGGCTGCCGATCATTGTTATGCCATCAATCACAGCTTGTTCGATCTTGAAAAGCAAAATATTGGATGGGTATTGCTTTCGGGTATTATGGAAATGGATTACTATCCGGCTTACAAAGAAAAGATTGTAATCCGGACATGGTTGTCGAAATATTCGACGATTAAAGGGTTTCGAGAAAATATCATATACAACGAACAAGGACGCATTATCGGAAGAGCGAAAGGCCTTTGGGTTTTCTTCGATATCGACCGCAGAAGACCCATTCAAATTCCGGATGCCATTAAAGATAAATGGTTGTACTTTAACGAAGAATCTATCAATCACGACATCACGAAGAAAATCGACATTATTGATTCGTCAGACCATATAAAGGAATTTAAAATTAACCGGTTTGATGTTGATACGAATCTGCACGTAAACAACATCCGGTATTTGCAATGGCTCATTGAGTCAATTCCTGAAGACATTATCGATAATTTTTATTTACACTCCATCGACGGGAGATTTATTGCCGAAGCTCAATTGGGCGACACCATCATGTCATTTACCGAAAGGGATGACAATCTCAATTCCTTTATTCATAACATTAAAACCCAGGAGAACAATACCGTTTGTGCCTCTGCCCGAACCGTTTGGAAATCAAGATAA